A stretch of Methanococcus voltae DNA encodes these proteins:
- a CDS encoding DUF2119 family protein, with the protein MNNLQNTQSIQGIQKLIIGGLHGDEGDDLKPIFDKFKDNTNTNTNTNNNNNNNNNNNNLNSKILVISHLNKDLTEKYVSTISKDFLNTKSAKKLIDIFKKNQNSINFYIEVHTYEEASYINLTDESRVKKTGVPPLVDISNNILVASVSPLYRNYLNKNTFCMTLEVPKWKLQDIKKTNEENNKENNKENIIMNEVISILNMVIDSDSKDELIDKLFLEYPNMQKAKNLAIKYNMIFL; encoded by the coding sequence ATGAACAATTTACAAAATACTCAAAGTATTCAAGGTATCCAAAAATTAATTATCGGTGGTTTACACGGTGATGAAGGCGATGATTTAAAGCCGATTTTTGATAAATTTAAGGATAATACTAATACTAATACTAATACTAATAATAATAATAATAATAATAATAATAATAATAATCTTAATTCAAAAATTCTTGTAATTTCGCATTTGAATAAAGATTTAACGGAAAAATACGTATCAACGATTTCAAAAGATTTTTTGAATACAAAAAGTGCTAAGAAATTAATAGATATTTTTAAAAAAAATCAAAATTCAATAAACTTTTATATCGAAGTACATACTTATGAAGAAGCAAGTTATATTAATTTAACCGATGAATCAAGGGTTAAAAAGACTGGAGTACCTCCATTAGTAGATATTTCAAATAATATACTCGTTGCGTCGGTTAGTCCATTATATAGAAATTATTTAAATAAAAATACCTTTTGTATGACTTTAGAAGTACCAAAATGGAAATTGCAAGACATTAAAAAAACCAATGAAGAAAATAATAAAGAAAATAATAAAGAAAATATTATTATGAATGAAGTAATTTCAATATTAAATATGGTTATAGATTCAGATTCAAAAGATGAATTAATCGATAAATTATTTTTAGAATACCCAAATATGCAGAAAGCAAAGAATCTTGCAATAAAGTACAATATGATATTTTTATAA
- the cbiM gene encoding cobalt transporter CbiM has translation MHIPDGFIPTWESAIFWIISIIFIALAIKWAKNNMDEKSVPLFAVLGAGIFAIQAINVPIGMGTSGHMVGAAMASMIFDSPYAGVLLLTLVLLVQGLFFADGGILVMGANIFNMGIVSAFVGYYTFKSLRSKGISIAAFVGGWLSLFTSAIVCSLELTIAGTFPLIAGLSAMGLYHAIIGLIEGLITAIVLGYIASARPDLLKWAGGKNE, from the coding sequence ATGCACATACCAGATGGATTTATTCCAACGTGGGAAAGTGCAATATTTTGGATAATTTCCATAATATTTATTGCATTAGCCATCAAGTGGGCAAAAAATAATATGGATGAAAAATCCGTACCATTATTTGCCGTTCTTGGTGCAGGTATTTTTGCAATTCAAGCCATTAACGTCCCTATTGGTATGGGGACAAGTGGTCATATGGTAGGTGCTGCTATGGCATCTATGATATTCGATAGTCCGTATGCAGGTGTTTTATTGTTAACTCTTGTATTACTTGTACAAGGTTTATTCTTTGCAGACGGGGGAATACTTGTAATGGGTGCAAATATATTCAATATGGGCATTGTATCCGCTTTTGTTGGGTATTATACATTTAAAAGTTTACGTAGTAAAGGTATATCAATTGCTGCTTTCGTAGGGGGTTGGTTGTCCCTATTTACGAGTGCAATAGTATGCTCTTTAGAATTAACAATCGCCGGAACATTCCCTTTAATTGCCGGACTGAGTGCTATGGGATTATATCACGCAATCATTGGATTAATTGAAGGATTAATTACTGCAATAGTCTTGGGCTACATTGCATCTGCAAGACCTGACCTATTAAAATGGGCAGGTGGTAAAAATGAGTAA
- a CDS encoding ADP-ribosylglycohydrolase family protein, giving the protein MVNKAQAYEDKYKGCIIGLSVGDALGMPVEWFTRAQIEEMGGIREYIDPINKFKGILKAGDYTDDTEQTLALSNAFDKFGYSEDKFIENLLYWYNHNPIGIGPTSSKALENLSKGIKKGMPSETCGSAMRTAPLGLFYYDDLSKLVEKSISITKLTHNSPNAVAGALSISYMVSKCLIHGIAHNTYDRYRLEEGSDDGLGNMNLIKSVYEKDVGAFLSKDLEEKKEEDEYKNYKDNDNNNGNIDYDNDISKYEHTDASHSTYAKIIEYNKNVINKKHMEKGYNPIVYIEETKQKRPYQYPEFRKSIEDCSHLLIDTSIEFSEKILDILEICEKVHNSNYDKKVILEGYDKLGTGINAIEAVPSAIFSFMISNSFKSSLLNSINAGGDTDSIGSMCGALAGTYYGYNAIPKKWVNGLSNNEKILNTAINLYNLKVLD; this is encoded by the coding sequence ATGGTAAACAAAGCCCAAGCATACGAGGATAAATATAAAGGATGTATTATCGGATTATCAGTAGGTGATGCGTTAGGTATGCCTGTAGAATGGTTTACTAGGGCACAAATTGAAGAAATGGGTGGAATAAGGGAATATATAGACCCAATTAACAAATTTAAAGGAATTTTAAAAGCAGGAGATTATACTGACGATACAGAGCAAACTTTAGCACTTTCGAATGCTTTTGACAAATTTGGGTACAGTGAAGATAAATTTATTGAAAATTTACTCTACTGGTATAATCATAACCCCATAGGTATAGGACCTACGAGTAGTAAAGCACTTGAAAATTTATCAAAAGGAATCAAAAAGGGTATGCCTTCAGAAACCTGCGGTTCTGCTATGCGAACGGCACCTTTAGGTTTATTTTATTACGATGATTTAAGCAAATTAGTTGAAAAAAGTATTTCTATTACAAAACTAACCCATAATAGTCCTAATGCAGTAGCAGGTGCTTTATCAATATCATATATGGTTTCAAAATGTTTGATACACGGTATCGCACATAATACCTATGATAGATACAGACTTGAAGAAGGTTCTGATGACGGTTTGGGCAATATGAACCTCATAAAAAGCGTATATGAAAAAGATGTGGGTGCATTTCTCTCCAAAGATTTGGAAGAAAAAAAAGAAGAAGATGAATATAAAAATTATAAAGATAATGATAATAATAATGGCAATATTGATTACGATAATGATATTTCTAAATATGAACATACTGATGCAAGCCACTCAACATATGCAAAAATAATTGAATACAACAAAAACGTAATTAACAAAAAGCATATGGAAAAAGGGTACAATCCGATAGTATATATTGAAGAAACTAAACAAAAAAGACCATATCAATACCCTGAATTTAGAAAATCGATTGAAGACTGTAGTCATTTGTTAATCGATACTTCGATTGAATTTTCTGAAAAAATATTAGATATATTGGAAATTTGTGAAAAAGTACATAATAGTAATTACGATAAAAAGGTTATATTGGAAGGTTATGATAAATTAGGCACTGGAATAAATGCTATAGAAGCAGTTCCGTCTGCAATATTCTCATTTATGATAAGCAATAGTTTTAAATCATCTTTACTAAATTCAATCAACGCAGGGGGCGATACTGATAGTATAGGTAGTATGTGCGGTGCACTTGCAGGTACTTACTATGGATATAACGCAATTCCTAAAAAATGGGTAAATGGTTTATCTAACAACGAAAAAATATTAAATACAGCGATTAATTTATATAATTTAAAAGTTTTGGATTAA
- a CDS encoding aldo/keto reductase yields MHYRKVPKNGEYISILGFGAMRLPEYYGEVDKNKTEELILYAINNGVNFIDTAVPYHNGNSESIIGDILHKHKIRDKVKISTKLSLGSSIMNGDTLQTISDMENYLNKQLENLKTNYIDYYLIHAITKKSWEKLKSIKVFEFLEKAKREGKIKNIGFSTHEDFETFKKIVDTYDWDVCLVQYNYVDQNTQITNKGLEYAKSKNLGIFIMEPLRGGKLVYKIPLEVKKVMNEYDAGKNPVNWSFNWLWGHPEITCVLSGMNYMPQLVENIELADNFDLKKYDIYDTYGNSSIEEYNSAISKIAQIYKNKTRINCTDCNYCMPCTEDIAISRIFELYNDKHIFEDENNSVGTYYTKLDYMKDIGGVNGVWKNASKCIECGECVEKCPQHLDIPNLLKQVSSEFEGNKEYYEYKVELIKYLLNNKMIQ; encoded by the coding sequence ATGCATTATCGAAAAGTACCGAAAAATGGGGAATATATATCAATATTGGGATTTGGTGCGATGAGACTACCGGAATATTATGGAGAAGTTGATAAAAATAAAACCGAAGAATTAATTTTATATGCAATAAATAATGGTGTAAATTTTATAGATACGGCAGTACCGTACCATAATGGGAATAGTGAATCAATTATCGGAGATATACTACATAAACACAAAATACGAGATAAAGTAAAGATTTCTACAAAATTATCTCTTGGTTCGTCAATTATGAATGGAGATACATTACAAACTATTTCAGATATGGAAAATTATCTAAATAAACAGCTTGAAAATTTAAAAACTAATTATATTGATTATTATTTAATTCACGCTATAACTAAAAAGAGCTGGGAAAAATTAAAATCGATTAAAGTATTTGAATTTTTAGAAAAAGCTAAAAGAGAAGGTAAAATAAAAAATATCGGATTTTCTACGCACGAAGACTTTGAAACGTTTAAAAAAATTGTAGACACTTATGACTGGGACGTTTGCCTTGTACAATATAACTATGTCGACCAAAATACTCAAATTACAAATAAGGGACTTGAATATGCAAAATCTAAAAATTTAGGAATTTTTATTATGGAACCACTTAGGGGTGGTAAATTAGTTTATAAAATACCTTTAGAAGTTAAAAAAGTAATGAATGAATACGATGCAGGCAAAAATCCAGTTAATTGGTCTTTTAATTGGTTATGGGGACACCCCGAAATTACTTGCGTACTGTCAGGTATGAATTATATGCCCCAGTTAGTTGAAAATATAGAATTGGCAGATAATTTTGATTTAAAAAAGTATGATATTTATGATACGTATGGAAATTCATCAATTGAAGAATATAATTCCGCTATTTCAAAAATAGCTCAAATTTATAAAAATAAAACACGAATAAATTGCACAGATTGTAATTACTGTATGCCTTGTACAGAAGATATTGCTATTTCTCGAATATTTGAATTGTATAACGATAAACATATTTTTGAAGACGAAAATAACAGTGTAGGGACCTATTACACTAAATTAGACTATATGAAAGATATAGGTGGCGTTAATGGAGTTTGGAAAAATGCTTCAAAGTGTATTGAATGTGGCGAATGTGTTGAAAAATGTCCTCAACATTTAGATATTCCAAATTTATTAAAACAAGTTTCTTCTGAATTTGAAGGAAATAAGGAATATTATGAATACAAAGTCGAATTAATAAAATATTTGTTAAATAATAAGATGATTCAATGA
- a CDS encoding molybdenum cofactor guanylyltransferase: MISAIILSGGKASRMGGEKSFRKTSKENKYLIEKVADILVDMNLPFITVFKNPKFMNYDSEEVEKQTYFKNKYKQPITWDTIEGKGPLIGIYEGMKISKGDWILVLPCDMPHITRKAIEKLIKNVYFAEKNGYNCIVPKHKNGFIEPLFSLYHISSISKLENIVNQIKESGKSAPIRLLIDSLNPLYVDAQEIDINQKTYVNINTFEDFDNLNKDLGKRVR; this comes from the coding sequence ATGATATCAGCGATTATATTATCAGGCGGTAAAGCTTCGAGGATGGGGGGCGAAAAGTCCTTTAGGAAAACCTCTAAAGAAAATAAGTATCTAATCGAAAAAGTTGCAGACATTTTGGTTGATATGAATTTACCGTTTATTACAGTATTTAAAAACCCCAAATTTATGAATTACGACTCTGAAGAAGTAGAAAAGCAGACCTATTTTAAAAATAAGTATAAACAACCGATAACTTGGGATACTATTGAAGGCAAAGGTCCTTTAATTGGAATTTACGAAGGTATGAAAATTTCAAAGGGGGACTGGATATTAGTACTGCCCTGTGATATGCCCCACATCACAAGAAAAGCTATCGAAAAACTAATTAAGAATGTGTATTTTGCTGAAAAAAACGGTTATAACTGTATAGTTCCTAAACATAAAAACGGATTTATAGAACCTTTATTTTCGTTATACCATATATCTTCTATATCAAAGCTTGAAAATATCGTTAATCAAATCAAAGAATCGGGTAAATCTGCACCTATTAGGCTTTTAATAGATAGTTTAAACCCCCTTTATGTAGATGCCCAGGAAATAGATATCAATCAAAAAACTTACGTTAATATAAACACCTTTGAAGATTTTGATAATTTGAATAAAGATTTAGGCAAAAGAGTTAGATAA
- a CDS encoding peptidylprolyl isomerase, whose translation MEKGTFIKISYEGYTDGKLFDTTNEELAKENGIHNPKMVYGPVTIPAGEGMMLKGLDDVLAAMEVGEEKEVELTPENAFGKRDSSLVKIVPAKEFKKHNVQPIQGMPVNLDGKVGKIASVNGGRILVDFNHELAGKTVNYKVKIEEVVSEQEDVAKEVVKLFMPQLKAEELKAKVTKSTVTVTLPEKAAFIENVQMAKLGIANELMKRLEVEKVSLVDTFVKRKEEKE comes from the coding sequence ATGGAAAAAGGAACCTTTATAAAAATTTCATACGAAGGATACACCGACGGTAAATTATTCGACACAACCAACGAAGAATTAGCAAAAGAAAACGGAATCCACAACCCTAAAATGGTATATGGACCTGTTACAATACCTGCTGGTGAAGGAATGATGTTAAAAGGTTTAGACGACGTTTTAGCAGCAATGGAAGTTGGAGAAGAAAAAGAAGTTGAATTAACTCCTGAAAACGCTTTCGGTAAAAGAGATTCGTCATTAGTTAAAATCGTACCTGCAAAAGAATTCAAGAAACATAATGTACAACCTATCCAAGGAATGCCTGTAAATTTAGATGGTAAAGTTGGTAAAATCGCAAGTGTAAACGGCGGTAGAATTTTAGTAGACTTTAACCACGAATTAGCTGGAAAAACAGTAAACTACAAAGTTAAAATTGAAGAAGTAGTTTCAGAACAAGAAGATGTTGCAAAAGAAGTTGTAAAATTGTTCATGCCACAATTAAAAGCTGAAGAATTAAAAGCAAAAGTTACAAAATCAACTGTTACAGTAACACTCCCTGAAAAAGCTGCGTTCATTGAAAATGTTCAAATGGCTAAATTAGGAATTGCAAACGAATTAATGAAAAGATTAGAAGTTGAAAAAGTTTCATTAGTAGATACATTCGTAAAAAGAAAAGAAGAAAAAGAATAA
- the fsa gene encoding fructose-6-phosphate aldolase: MKFFLDTANVEKIKEFNDLGLVDGVTTNPSLVAKEGRDFHEVITEICSIVEGPVSAEVIALDAEGMVKEARELVKIAENVVIKIPMTKEGMKAVNTLSKEGINTNVTLVFSANQALLAAKAGATYVSPFVGRLDDIGQDGMQLIQEIVEVFSNYGIATEIIVASVRHPMHVLESARIGADIATIPFDVLAKLFNHPLTDNGIAKFLKDWEGHMNR, encoded by the coding sequence ATGAAATTCTTTTTAGACACAGCAAATGTAGAAAAAATCAAAGAATTCAACGATTTAGGATTAGTAGACGGAGTTACAACAAACCCAAGTTTAGTAGCAAAAGAAGGAAGAGATTTCCACGAAGTAATCACAGAAATCTGTAGCATTGTAGAAGGTCCAGTAAGTGCTGAAGTAATCGCTTTAGATGCAGAAGGAATGGTTAAAGAAGCAAGAGAATTGGTTAAAATCGCAGAAAACGTTGTAATTAAAATACCTATGACAAAAGAAGGTATGAAAGCTGTAAACACCTTATCAAAAGAAGGTATTAATACAAACGTTACATTAGTTTTCTCAGCTAATCAAGCTTTATTGGCAGCAAAAGCTGGTGCGACATATGTTTCACCATTTGTAGGAAGATTAGACGATATCGGACAAGATGGAATGCAATTAATCCAGGAAATCGTTGAAGTATTTTCAAACTACGGAATTGCAACAGAAATTATTGTGGCTTCAGTTAGACACCCAATGCACGTTTTAGAATCAGCAAGAATCGGTGCAGATATTGCAACAATTCCATTCGACGTTTTAGCTAAGTTGTTCAACCATCCGTTAACAGACAACGGTATTGCAAAATTCTTAAAAGACTGGGAAGGTCATATGAACAGATAA
- a CDS encoding DHH family phosphoesterase — protein MIKDCKICGGTGKKVIKYDVCPDCEGTGYQEEFETKKHFKSASKNSKYDFDDAEIPCSKCEGTGKVPVYGLCEFCEGTGKIIACDECGVQIGKYPDDSNKKLCKNCQKSKKDEQDNKKVVYVLDEFITMEDLEEGKFYKGRISRTEKYGVFIQLNDKVRGLLRFKEVVGRKNSDFKIGDDIVVQLSELKLGKREVDFRYIPTSGYELKKFEKHYDLIPIAQIFENGLENMKDKVIKIRGEVIQAVQTPGPTVFTITDGTEVGWVAAFESAGVRANPEVDLGSVIEVVGSVGVRDGKLQIERMTIDILEGAEEKSVKDTIEIQLDKKAEAKSDIEFLVESPILEKLRPKMADVAKRIRRAMLDGRPLILRHHADTDGYSGGIALEKAILPVLNEFSMDSGAQWHYYRRSPSKAPFYELEDVTKDIIFSLEDYIRFGQKMPMVILVDNGSTNEDIPAISEIKAYNVEVVVVDHHYPGEVIDGRAEIDDYIDAHVNPYLVGGDSNLTAGALATEVARMINDDVTDLIKHLPGVAMVGDHATGDEVNQYIKLALETLTENSKTASAKEYTFEDLDTIALCMDFEAFYLKFMSGNGIVEDILAVNKEEFARHERLINILYHRAMKMVDRQMKSVIPSIKSRELSNGILLNVIDVEKYAHKFTFPAPGKTCGFAHDSIVKKHGEGTPIVTLAYGPDFSVVRATDAVSEKFSFNLNLIVSQLMEEIPEASLDGGGHECAGSLKFVEGLRSKVLDRFFEIVESMK, from the coding sequence ATGATAAAAGATTGTAAAATATGTGGCGGGACTGGTAAAAAGGTTATAAAGTACGACGTATGTCCCGATTGTGAAGGAACTGGTTATCAGGAAGAATTTGAGACCAAAAAGCACTTTAAAAGTGCATCTAAAAATTCAAAATATGATTTTGATGATGCCGAAATACCTTGTTCAAAGTGCGAAGGAACTGGAAAAGTACCTGTTTATGGTTTGTGTGAATTTTGCGAAGGTACTGGTAAAATAATAGCTTGTGATGAGTGTGGGGTTCAAATAGGTAAATATCCGGACGATTCAAACAAAAAGCTATGTAAAAACTGTCAAAAATCTAAGAAAGACGAACAGGATAATAAAAAAGTAGTCTACGTTTTAGATGAATTTATTACAATGGAAGACCTTGAAGAAGGTAAGTTCTACAAGGGTAGAATTTCAAGAACCGAAAAATACGGAGTTTTTATTCAATTAAATGATAAAGTTAGGGGATTATTACGATTTAAAGAAGTAGTTGGTAGGAAAAACAGCGACTTTAAAATCGGTGATGACATAGTAGTGCAACTTTCAGAGTTAAAATTAGGTAAAAGAGAAGTAGACTTTAGATACATACCAACATCCGGATACGAACTTAAGAAATTTGAAAAACACTATGATTTAATACCTATTGCTCAGATATTTGAGAATGGTCTCGAAAATATGAAAGATAAGGTAATTAAAATTAGAGGGGAAGTAATCCAAGCAGTACAAACTCCTGGACCAACTGTATTTACGATTACAGATGGTACTGAAGTTGGATGGGTTGCAGCATTCGAAAGTGCAGGTGTTAGGGCTAATCCTGAGGTAGACCTCGGTTCAGTAATTGAAGTAGTTGGTTCAGTTGGTGTAAGGGATGGAAAACTCCAAATTGAGAGAATGACTATTGATATACTCGAAGGGGCAGAGGAAAAATCTGTAAAAGATACAATTGAAATACAATTGGATAAAAAAGCGGAAGCTAAAAGTGATATTGAATTTTTAGTGGAAAGTCCAATTTTAGAAAAATTAAGACCTAAAATGGCAGACGTTGCTAAAAGAATTAGAAGAGCAATGTTAGATGGTAGACCTCTTATATTAAGACATCACGCAGATACTGACGGTTATTCTGGAGGTATTGCCTTAGAAAAAGCAATATTGCCGGTATTGAATGAATTTTCAATGGATTCAGGAGCTCAATGGCACTACTATAGGAGAAGTCCTTCAAAAGCACCATTCTATGAATTAGAAGACGTTACAAAAGATATAATCTTTTCATTGGAAGACTACATAAGATTTGGTCAGAAAATGCCTATGGTAATACTCGTAGATAACGGAAGTACAAACGAAGATATACCTGCTATTTCAGAGATTAAAGCTTATAATGTAGAGGTTGTTGTTGTAGACCACCACTACCCTGGTGAAGTAATCGATGGAAGAGCAGAAATTGACGATTATATCGATGCACACGTAAACCCTTACTTAGTTGGTGGAGACAGCAATTTAACAGCTGGTGCACTTGCAACTGAAGTAGCAAGAATGATAAATGACGACGTGACCGATTTAATTAAGCACTTGCCTGGTGTTGCAATGGTAGGGGACCACGCAACCGGTGATGAAGTAAATCAGTACATAAAATTAGCTTTGGAAACCTTAACCGAAAATAGTAAGACAGCTTCAGCAAAAGAATATACTTTCGAAGACTTAGATACAATCGCATTATGTATGGACTTTGAAGCATTCTACTTGAAATTTATGTCTGGAAACGGAATTGTAGAGGATATCCTTGCAGTAAATAAAGAAGAATTTGCAAGACACGAAAGATTAATTAATATATTATACCACAGGGCTATGAAAATGGTTGACAGGCAAATGAAAAGCGTAATACCATCTATTAAGTCAAGAGAACTCTCAAATGGTATTTTATTAAATGTAATCGATGTTGAAAAATACGCACATAAGTTTACATTCCCAGCACCTGGTAAAACTTGCGGTTTTGCACACGATAGTATCGTAAAAAAACACGGTGAAGGTACACCAATCGTTACACTTGCATACGGGCCTGATTTCAGTGTAGTTAGGGCAACTGATGCAGTAAGTGAAAAATTCAGCTTTAACTTAAACTTAATCGTAAGTCAGTTAATGGAAGAAATCCCTGAAGCTTCACTCGATGGTGGAGGACACGAATGTGCAGGAAGTCTTAAGTTCGTGGAAGGTCTTAGAAGTAAAGTACTCGATAGATTCTTTGAAATTGTAGAATCTATGAAATAA
- a CDS encoding sodium-dependent transporter, with translation MTRETWNSKKGFIATTIGSAVGLGNIWMFPWRVGTEGGAAFLIPYIILLVSIGVVALTVEWTLGRMTKGGPLVAFEKAGLPFGKYFGILSNVIMFLVFVFYSLIIGWMIMYLVNMLIGGVSAVDAGHFLASQAFSPSMAIWQFIGIAITVIIVSRGVKNGIEKANKVMTPLLFVLLVILAINSLTLPGVNQGLSFYLVPNMQKLFSPNTWMIALSQMFFSLSCLGTTMVVYGSYLKEKEDVPVSAVITAFGDTVIAFLAGLIIFPAVFSFGFTPGAGPTLVFAILPEVFQQMTGGLFLGILFFLALLFAGITSAVSMLEVCVEAVISKTNISRTVASVSLGLAVFLVGLPSLLGVNLFGMPYFDFVIYLSTVIIGPIGALAAAVSLGVLGIDKAYKNMQAGSSVKIPKIWKPWAKYFYPIVVLVIYFYTLANG, from the coding sequence ATGACTCGAGAAACTTGGAACTCTAAAAAAGGGTTTATTGCAACCACAATTGGTTCAGCAGTTGGTTTAGGCAATATATGGATGTTCCCATGGAGAGTTGGTACTGAAGGCGGTGCGGCATTCTTAATCCCTTATATCATATTGTTAGTTTCTATTGGTGTTGTAGCGTTAACAGTAGAATGGACTTTGGGTAGAATGACAAAGGGCGGTCCATTAGTAGCTTTTGAAAAAGCAGGACTACCATTTGGTAAGTATTTTGGTATATTAAGTAATGTTATAATGTTTTTAGTTTTTGTATTTTATTCTCTTATTATAGGTTGGATGATAATGTACTTGGTAAATATGTTAATCGGCGGTGTGAGTGCAGTTGATGCAGGTCATTTTTTAGCATCACAAGCATTTAGTCCTTCGATGGCAATTTGGCAGTTCATAGGTATCGCCATAACTGTTATAATCGTTTCAAGAGGGGTAAAAAACGGCATTGAAAAAGCAAATAAGGTAATGACTCCATTATTATTTGTTTTACTTGTAATTTTAGCAATAAACAGTTTAACATTGCCGGGAGTTAATCAGGGGCTTTCATTTTATTTAGTGCCAAATATGCAAAAATTGTTTAGCCCAAATACGTGGATGATAGCATTATCACAAATGTTCTTCTCATTGAGCTGTTTGGGTACTACTATGGTTGTTTATGGTAGCTATTTAAAAGAAAAAGAAGACGTGCCAGTTTCCGCAGTAATAACGGCTTTTGGAGATACCGTAATAGCATTTTTAGCTGGTTTAATAATCTTCCCCGCAGTATTTTCATTTGGATTTACGCCAGGAGCAGGGCCTACCTTAGTATTTGCCATATTACCGGAAGTATTCCAACAGATGACAGGCGGTTTATTCTTAGGAATATTATTCTTCTTAGCTTTGTTATTCGCAGGAATTACCTCGGCAGTTTCAATGTTGGAGGTATGTGTTGAAGCCGTAATATCAAAGACAAATATAAGCAGAACTGTAGCATCGGTTTCATTAGGTTTAGCCGTATTTTTGGTGGGTTTACCATCTCTTTTAGGGGTAAATTTATTTGGTATGCCGTATTTTGACTTTGTTATTTACCTTTCAACTGTCATTATAGGACCAATAGGAGCTTTGGCAGCAGCAGTTTCATTAGGCGTACTTGGCATAGATAAAGCATATAAAAATATGCAAGCTGGTTCAAGTGTTAAAATACCTAAAATATGGAAACCCTGGGCAAAATACTTTTATCCAATAGTTGTGCTCGTAATTTACTTTTACACATTAGCAAATGGATAA
- a CDS encoding PDGLE domain-containing protein, with product MSNESPDNSGLNLKSKNSKFIMGGLIIALIIGILAPFIASGDPDGLESAAGKIINGEALEYNLQELGLEEEGTVAPSPFADYSIPGMDKIGEIVAMLIGILLIAVLGYGVASILKKKEGIAN from the coding sequence ATGAGTAATGAAAGTCCCGATAACTCCGGTTTAAATTTAAAATCAAAAAATAGCAAATTTATAATGGGCGGTTTAATCATTGCCCTTATAATTGGTATATTAGCACCATTCATTGCTTCAGGAGACCCTGACGGTTTGGAAAGTGCCGCAGGAAAAATAATCAACGGTGAAGCACTTGAATATAATTTACAGGAGCTTGGTTTAGAAGAAGAAGGTACTGTCGCCCCATCGCCATTTGCAGATTATTCTATACCTGGAATGGACAAAATTGGCGAAATAGTCGCTATGTTGATAGGTATTTTATTAATAGCAGTTTTGGGCTATGGGGTAGCTTCGATATTAAAGAAAAAAGAAGGAATTGCTAACTAA